GGAGAGGGCATCCACTTTTAAGTTATTTGCTAAATAACTTAATTCTGTTCATTAACTTTGCAATTTGCTAAAAACGTAATACTCCTCATGCTGCCTTAATTCTATTAATGCTATATAATTCCCTCCATTTTATCAAACTTTCAGTAAAGTCTACACTATCAAAAGAGTATTTGTGGGAGTGTTTTAGAGAAAAAGCAAGGGAAAGGGCTTGTGCCCCCTTCCTGGGTGGCCGTGGGACCGAGAGAAGAACCCCTTGGCCAAGAGAAGTGGGATGTGCACGACCAGAGAAGGAGTGCACAGCTGGAGGTGGCCAGAAGACACAAGCTCTCAAAGATGTCAAGGGCTATCGATGGGCTCTCCTCCATCATGAGACACAGGTCAAGTTACTTTTACATTGAATCTCAAAGGAAAGACAGATTTCAAGCTGATTCTTGGGTTACATTTGCTTAACCTCCTTTAGAATCTTAAACTTTCTGAGAGTTACTCCCTGGGCCGCCCCAAAGTGCCACCAAGTTTTGTTGTGTCCATGTCCCTCCCCACACCGCCTTCTAAATTCCTTTGTCtctttgaaacatatttttggggtgcctgggtgattcagttggttaagcatccgactcttggttttggctcaggtcatgatctcacggttcgtgagctcgagtcccatgtcaggctccacactgacagtgtggagcctgcttgggattctgtctccctctttcttcctctctcccactcatgcgcACGCTTTCTCTCCGTctcgccctccctctctccctttctctcaaaataaaaaagtaaacctaaaaaaatacatttaaaaaaacccatattttttccttcagcatAAAATTTAGAGGGGGACCATATTAAATAACACAAAATTCTATAGCTTGAATAatggtgtttattttctttaaatacacttaaatatgAAACAACAGACAGTAGTTCAGTAAACTCAAAACTACAAGCTGGACAGTAATCAGAAAATCAGTGCTGATCCTACAAATCAAAATCTGCATAATAAAGAGTCAGAATAATTCACAAGAGAGTTTGCATTAGTGGAGAACTTGGAGACTATAAAATTGCCTCATCAGCATGGAGTAATCAATACGGCACCTGTGACTGTATGATGATCAAACCTTTCTCAttcacaaaaaaaacaaaaacaaaaaaaccccaaaaccaaaaaacaaaaccaaaacaaaggtTACACAGGTCCCCTCCTTTCCATTCCTTGCAGTGCAGGGGTATCTTCAGGTGGAAGATATCTGTCAGTGAACCAGGAAATCCCAGCTGGTGTGCAATGGAAGGGTGGTCTGGATACGCTGTGGTATCAGATAaaatagagggttttttttttcccctagtacctggggaaaaaaaccacagtgACAGCAACTTGGCAAAGCAGCGTGCCATTTAAAATGTCAGGGATGGAGACCTTGGGAAAAAGCGGAGTCAAGGGTTTTCTTGACCGTGGAGCCCATGGGCAGCCCTTTTCTCCTTTGGAAAGCGGCAATGCTTTGCACATGCTGGTTTTCCATTTGCACATGTTCTGGTGTGAAAGGGACATCTGTCCTCACAGCtgttgcaaaagaaaataaacatgagaattCAGAATCAAGGACTAAATCCAAAGGAATAACTCTGTTCTGATTTGATTaagttttcaaagtaaattttcCAGATATGTATGTAAAATGTCAATATAAAATCCTGAACGGGTATTTCGCACGGATACAAAATCTATGAAAGCCCAGACGGCAGCCTGTAAGTGTCCTTTATCGATGAATTTCTTGCTATATAAATCCAGCGCCATCCCCTTCCTCGATGAGAAAACAAACCGACATATGTGGACATATATTGAGAGAATGAACCCAAGAGTCTGCGGATCTGAAATCTACCCCCCAAATAATTGTTCAAATCTCATCAATTAAGTCTTTGCTTAAGATCCATAAGCCAACAATAACAGGCAGGATTTTCTTGTTTTCACAAATCAATCATCACTCTATATACTCTCACTTATTCCTTAGTTGCCAAACCTCTGCTTTACTATCAAAAAAGGGGGGGAGCTGAGAATTGGCAAAACATGCTTTTGGAAGGAATCTCACCAAATGGAAATGGCATTTACAGTAAATGTCAACGAATGAAATTAAGGTGAAAGTGAAATGCCTTTCACCTGCAGGTGTCTGGGTGAAATATCTTGTGCTTCTGGCAGCAGCTCTCCAGGCTTTCTCTGCACTCAATGCAACTGCAGTTTTCCGGGTGCTGGATGAGATCTCTGGGACACGGGgttttacacacacactcacaacgATCTTCGTCAAACTTCATGTGTGGCCCACAGACAGCGAGTTCCTGGAGATGAGAGTGCTCTAAGTGGAAACAGAAGAGTGTTGGTTGAATGGCTGTAGCACGGATAATGTGGCGTCAACGTTGGTTGTATACTTCACATTATTCTAAAATAACTTGGATTCTCCTAGTCTCCATTCCTGTCGATTTTTGCCCCTAACCTTTTCACAGGGTGAAGGAGATTCACCTCTGATTTCATGATACCAATACTGAATTCATGTGTTCTCTTAAATTTGGgataaagatgttatttttttaactaagatttttttaaagagaactttAGGTTGGTAACTTCCTAGTTTTTAGATGAAGAGTaaaaggagagaggaacagaagtATCAGCAgtatagaaatacagaaatataccTCAGGCCTTCCAGACTGGATAGAAACAGTGATGTATTTCCTCACCACAGATCACAACGCTGTTATAAAAGATACAACAGTGATGATAAACTTTGATTCCACAGAACGCGTTCAGCTGAGAGGAGGGTCTCAGAAGTTTTTGACACACTTAGTTGACAGCTATTTCTTCTAGAAAGCGTACACGACAATTGGATAACTACTACTCCGTGTGCAGTTCTGATCATCAAGTTGAAATTCAGTGCAGAAAATGGATGAGACAGAAACTTTGGAAGAACTTGACTATGACACTTTAGCATTCTTGAAGGTTTTGGAGGCAAGTACATGTCTAGTTTCTTCCCCAAACCTGCTTCTCTCCCAATTTGCCTCCTTTAGGGAATGGGGCCATCACTCCGGACTCACCTGCCATTTTGGGTCTTATCACTTTGTCCACCCAGTTCTGTCGCCCTAAGTTTGTTCTATCATTCCCATCATCACGGCCACCACCTCAATTCAGTCAGTGCCTTATACTTTTGTGTGTAGATGGCCGTCACAGATCTTGCTGTCACACGTTTTATCCCTTCAATCCATTTTCCACAATATTATCAAATGCAAATCTAATCACGTCATTCTACAGCTTTAAGTTCCTTAAGAGGTTCCCCTCTCTTACAATAAAAGAGTATTTTCCCACCGAGACGTATGAGACCCTCCATGAACTAGACCTTCTGAACTAGAACCTTCCAgactcttctctctccctctcccactcccccctcTCATAAATATCTTATGTTCCACCCATACCAAATTATACTACCTTTTATTCCCCTGATATGCCAGGGTCTCTAAGCCCCATGCTTTTGGCCTTGCCCTTCTCCCTGCCAGTTATCTTTCCTCCCAGATATCTTTCCCAACTTCTACAATTTTAGCTAAGTGCCCTTACCCTGTGCATATTTTCATCCTGTCCTTTCTTGCATTGCTTACATGTGTCTATTTCCTCCAcgaattaaaaaatgctgaagGTTATGGGAACCAGATCTCCTCATTCTGACATGAAATGAGCACTTGATAAACGCTGAGTGCATTTGGTATCATAAAAGGGTCCGAAACAGGCTGCTGTATGAAGACTCTGAAGGATCCCATCCAGCGTTCCAAGACATTGGGTTAAACCGTATGTTTTTGTCAATATCTGACTACTGACAATATACCAAAATGGCAATCTCATGTTGTCTAATCTTCTAGTTTTAATGGCTCTGTGATTGATATTTCATGATATTCCACCTGTGTGGAAAGGGTGTTGGAAGGCTAAATCTGGGGAGATTCTTGGAATTgcataaagaggaaaaaagtgagCTTTGTAAGCCATATGCCAATAAGGCATATGCCACTTTCAGGCAAGAGGAGAATATATtattcccattggatattctttcctgatttgtcaaagactAATTCACCATATAACTGTGGATTTATTTgcgggttttctattctgttcctttgatctatgtgtctatttttatgcccgtaccatactgttttgatgactacagctttgtaatataacttgaagcccAGAATTGTTCATTGATTGAtgaacaaagaagatgtggtgtgtgtatgtgtgtgtgtatgtatatgtatatacatatacatacacacacatatgtatatatgtgtatatatataaatatatatatatatatacatacacacacatagtggaatattattcagccataaagaagaatgaaaccttgccatttgccatgacagggatggagttagagagcataatgctaagtgaaataagtcagtcagagaaagacaaataccatatgatttcactcatatgtagaatttaagaaacaaaacaagcaaagggaaacaaagagggagagagacataccaagaaatagactcttacctatagagaacaaactgatcgtTACTGGAGGCGAAGGAGGGtggtgggttaaataggtgatggggatgaaggagtgcacgtgttgtaatgagcaccaggtgatgtatggaattgttgaatcactacatggTGCACCTGAAACTtctataacagtgtatgttaaccatattgaaattaaactaaaaactaaaaacaaaacaaaatgaatacattgCTGAAGAATAGTCAAGTAGCTCTTAAAAGACTTGCATGAATCACTAGGTGGCGGTAGAGATTCAATGAGGCCACTTCAGGTAGAACCAATGCCCTTCTTAGGTGGTTTAAGGAAACACAGTCCACTGGGTGTTTGATGCTGAACTTCACCAAGGTAGTTGGCAGAGGCTGGCCTCAATCCTTATAGCCATTAATTAAAAGTAACAGAGACAGGGGCGCCTTGCTGGCTCAGGTAggtagagcatacgactcttgatctcagggtcatgagttcgagccccactttggtgtagagattagttaaaaaaaaagaaaaagaaaaagaaaagaaaattaacagagaCCAGGTGTAGGAGACCTGAGCAAAGCAGCAACTAGCTAAGGGTGATACCCTGACGTATGCTATACTGATTTCAGTCTTAGGGAGGGTGACGGTGGGATACCATGAGCTCTGCTCTCAGCCTTGCTTCATTCATCCAGCAGTAAgctcatgggtttttttttcccccaattcttGAAGTTGTGGCTGTCttgaggaatttaaaatatagaatcaggactcctcaatttttctttttttttcttcagtattgtTTGTTTGCACAGTTTAAAGCAATGATCTGAATCCAACGAGATGAAATTAGATTGGTCTTGGATTCACTACCCCAAATGTGCTCACTCAGGGAAGAGCTGTCATTGTAGAAAAGGCAGTTGGCTTAACAGCGGCATGTGTGAAAAAGGTGCGTAGGGAACAGTACGCTCAGTATATGTCCTCAGTTTGATGGGGCCACTGGAGAAGTGACCGTGATCTAGCTACCCCATGCCTCTCACTTCCATCACTGCTGCAACGTCCCCCGAGgtcccctgcctcctttcctgccCTGGGCCAACACCTCCTCCTCTACCCTGTCACTGGTGGATTGTGTTAAAATTCTAATTGGTGCTGTCACTGTCCTGCTTGAACCAGCTGAGTGGTTTCCCTTTGCCCTTAGCATCATGTCCAGGGTCTGGGACCAGCTGCCCAAGGTCCCCTGTGAACCTCTCCAGCTTCCTTTCTCACATGTACCCGACCCCTTCCCATTATGTTCCCACCATGCTGTACTTTCTCCAGTACCCTGGCATGCTACCCTATCTCACTTTCAGTCCTCAGCACTCGGGTTTACCCTGCTCAGAGCACTTCTCTCCTTCCACCCACTCTTCACACCCTCCGTGCACATGTGCACCAGCTGTGGTATTCCCAGGATATCCCATTAATAAATTGTATATGGATTGCATGTTAAAATTGTACTATTTTGATATgttggattaaatgaaatatataaaaattaattgtacttgtttcttttgactttttaaaaaaaaatttaaatgtttattactttttgagagagagagagagagagaggaggggcagagagagagggagacacagaatccgaagcaggctccaggctctgagctgttagcacagagcccgatgcagggcttgaacccacaaactgtgagatcatgacctgagctgaagtcggacacaaccgactgagccacccaggcgcccctcttttgacCTTCTTAATGTGAGTACTACAAAATGTAAGTTACATATGACTCTCACTATAATCCCATTGAACAGTCCTGTTCTGGAGAGAGAGATTTAAGGTTCAGTATAATTTACTAACAACAAGAGTGTGCCCAGGTCTTGAATGCTATTTACATCCTAACCACCGGGTATTCAGACATCCTCTGCTAGAATATACATCAATCATGGGGAAAACCTGCCACCCACAGAGGCAGCCCTGTTTTCTAGGACAGTACTCCATAGAGCTTAGTCCTTACAAAGTCTTGCTTGTAGATCAGAGTTTAAAACAAGCAAGGTTCAAAGTGCATGACTCCTTGTGATCTTTTTCAGTGGAATAGTGTCATGTTCTCtgggaaataaattttaacagtGCATTCATTTTCAGCCAAACGATCATCACCCAAAATCACAGATTTATGAGTTCTGAGCAGCAACGACAACATTCGGCTCCCCACTCCTCTTAGCCCAATAGCTAGCCATGGTTTGCTTTTACCTTGCCCTAGTTCCAGAAAAAGTTTTCTCCTATgtcccatttttttctcaaataattgGCATGTCTTCATATGGCACAGTTGAAAGAAACCAACCAGTCTAAACTTACTTTCTGTTCCTGTGAGACTTCCATACAAATAAGTTAGTAAAATGTGGTCAACTAGTGTTTAGCTCTAAAGTGGTTTGCATGAAAGGCTACCACTGCCTTTCAAATCCAATGTCATTGGATGCTCTAACCACTGGGCTTTTCTTTAAGATTAAAAAGCAGAGCTATGCATTGGTAGACTTACTATATAAGGAGAGCTCACAGGGCTCTGCTTCTTTCGCTCTTAGCTGTGCGATCTGGAGAAAATAACTAGACTTCTTGGTGTGTTCTCATTGTGATTGTTAAaaaaagggataataatagtacattAGAGGTTTGCTTTGgggattgaatgagttaatagGTACATATAAAAGGCTTACAACATTGCCTAgtcatagtaagcactcagtatcTATTGAGTTAATTGCAGTTGTTATTTTTATGATTACTACTAGTATTTCCTTACTGTTATCATTACCTTCCATTCCAACGAGTGGATTCTCCTCCCGTAAAACACATTTACATTTGTTGCTGTCCCATAGCATGTCAATAGGACAGAGTTTCTTGGAATGGGAACAGCTAGGAGAAGAGAACGAGAAACCAGATTTAAAAGCTTTCAAGGGCAATCATACCTTTGGAACATCTTCTTTAATGCTGAATAAATTTCTGAGTGGAGGAGCGTTACGACTTTTAAGGAGCTTAATTCATATTTATGAACTGCATGGTATTAGGTAGTAATTCTGTAATCACAAATGTTCTATTTGGAAATGAAACTGTAATTTTGGACAGTTAGCATCTTTTTAAGAAGATTGCTGTTAAAACTGTGCAAATTAGCTGTCAACAGAGCCTATTTAGCAAAAGTAAACATTGTCCTAACAGAGCCTTTAAAATGGAGAGAACACTGGCCGGGCGGCAGGAACAAGCTGAAGATACACGTTCCTTTTATAGGAGCCTCTGTCCCCGTGAGAGAGGTACAGGTGTCTTCTTGGCTCGGTAATGACGAACATAAGCACCAGCTCACTCCACCTGCCAGTCACCCAATACATTTACTGCTTGCTTTTGCGAGATCTAAGTCTCTCGCTCAGTTAATGTTTTCATTCAGTGTTTGTAATTTGCCCTTGTGTTTCTCTATATGAAAATCTTTTTCCCAAATCAATGATTCGTACCTTTGATTTCAGGACACTTCAGGGTGTCATGATTTGTCTCACAGAGAACCACAGAATGCTCTGAAGAAATGTCAAAGTCAAATTGATTTTAagccattttaatttaaaataagaattttccaTTTGGTAATCCTAAGAGGAAGTTCGGAAAAATCACCAAACTCAGATGCGGATAGTTTTGCCGCTCCCCGGGGGACTTGGGGAACCGTTTTCCCTCCCCAATTTGGGGGCTTGGAAGTATAAAGAGCCAGAAATGAGTTTCATGTAACGCTTGTTCTGGACGAAGGGAACGTGTGCCAAATTGGAGACTGGTGTAGAGTGTTACGGCTGCACCGGACTATGCACATTAAGAACAAAGGTGTCTACAAGTAGACGTGGTGAGTTCCTAGCCACCGAGTTATTGGTCCCTCTACAATATACATCTGACACctaataaaaaacattatttgcCAAACAGTTATTACCAGTAGATCTGGATTAGAAGCTTAAAGATGATGAACTTGAAAGCAATGACTGTATAATTAATGAAGTATTCTCCACACACAGCTTTAGCAAAGGCAAGAACAAGCGTAACTGAATACAAGAAATGCTTACTGATCTTCTTCAGGGACCTGGATGGATCTTCTGATAATGGAGTATGGATGGCGGGGAGCCGTTGGCAGACATTTACAACCTGTATGGTTGGCAACTTTAACAGGCACTAATTCAGGTACTGAAGTCAAAGGCACTGATATCTGAAAGAgctagaggagagaaagagaaccgtaacacatacatatttttagatgATAATCTCTACAGTCTGCATTTTTGGCTTTGTCCTTATGGCACTCACTTTAGGAAAGCCGTCCATTAAGAAAAGAACTAATGAGGGGTGCCTAactggcccagtcggttgagtgtctgacttcggttcaggttatggtcttgcggttcgtgggttcgagccctgcgtcgggccctttgctgacagctcagagcctggatgctgctttggattctgtgtttccctctctctctgcccctcccccattcacactcggtctctctctcaaaaagaaataaacatttaaaaaaattgtttgaaaagaaTCGAACTAATGAGGATAAAGGCTGGCATGATGGAAAGGATACTggcctgggagtcaggagacTGGGGGCTTATGCAactttaccaaatatttaagaccAAATCTCTTAACACTTAGTGTCACTGGTATCCCTGAAAATGGCACTGTTGGGCCTTCCTCCTGTTTTCATTTGAGTGTAAATTATAAGGACTAAGTGAAATTCTAGCTATGAAGTTTCTTTGAGACCGTGGCAAACAGATTATTGTTTGAGACTATTTACTTATCCCTTCTCATACCATCTCCATTGAAGGAATATAGTTTCCTGTtccttgactttggacttggctatgtgacttgctttggcaaaCAGGATGTTAGCAGACATGACACAACGGCAAACTTGAACTGTGTGTGCTTTGTGGGCTTGTTTTCTCCTGCGTACACCGTAGCCATGAGAAGAGCATGATCTGGCAGGCGTGCTGGGCCAAGGGACGAGAGACCCGGGGGACAGACCTCCACTCAATCTGCAGCTTGGAGTCAAGCCCAACTGAGCCCACTCTAAACCAACTGAATCTTACATACATGGGTAAGAATTTAGGGTGTTTATTATGCAGCACTACACAGTAGTAACTGACTGATACAAGATCATCGCACCCCACCAAATAATTATAGGTAACATGAATATCATTCcgtttctaaattaaaaaaaaatttttttaatgtttatttattttttagagagacagagcatgagcagggaaggggcagagagagggagacatagaatctgaagcaggctccaggctctgagccatcagcacagagcccgatacggggctcgaacccacaaaccgtgagatcatgacctgagccgaagtcagatgcctaaccgactgagccacccaggagttccTCATTCTGCTTCTATATGCCCTGTTTTGTGTTAATTCATTTATCCCTTATAACGACATTACATGGTAGGTTTTTATTTATCCACCACCAACTctataggtgaagaaacagatGTACAGAGAGGTTCTAtaacttgcctaaggccacacaacTTGATTGGAAGAgtgaggatttgaacccaggcaatctgcTCTAGAGCCAGAGGTGATACTCTTAAGAATATGCCTTATTAACTTTTTGGAACAAAATTTCTGTGAAGCAAAATTTCAGAAGAAGCAAGGTGGGATCTTGACAAGTAGAATTCAGAGACATGACAATTACTTTGTTTCTAGAGTGGTTCTATGGTGTATGGACAAAACTGAACTTGACTTTAGTGTTCTGTTTATTCAATCCCCATTCCAAGTAGTCTTTACTACACacagcattcatttattcactttgtTTCTAAGATGTAGGTCATCAAATAGTCCATAACTTTGGGGTGAGAGgtagttttttttaaaccactgtgCAAATGTTCAAGAATGCATATTTGGCAAGAAAAACTCCTGTACACTTACCCTTAAGTACATTCTTTAAAACTAATCATTTGTTGAGTACAGCAGTCAAAATAAAGTACTCAACTCTCTATTAAGTGGAAACAATCCATTAAAGTTGTGTTTATTCTGACCTTTTGATATGTAATAGAAGTTCTATGAGTCTAACTAAGAGAAAGTTTTTAGAGTGCTTACTCTGCATAAACTTCAACTTCTTGCGaaatttttcaggaattttttaGGGAATAATGTGGTCATTTCCCACTACCTCCCGCCGATTGTCAAATAGTAAAAGGTCAGAGTTTTTACAAGTTCCAAGATTCTctaaaagaatttagagaaagaaacTCTACAGCTTGTGGGCAATTTTAGGGGGTAGGGGaaacaaaatgaagcataaaTTAACTTATTACCAAACAAATCCGGCATCCCATTCTTTCCATCCAATTAAGAACATTACCCACCATGGATATTTTCGtgtacatatgtaattttattgtACTACCTCTGTACACAATCATGAGCAAAATGTACACATTTTGCATAGGCAAATGtgacaaataaatatatcaacaCGTGCGAGGAATCTGCAACGGAGAACCAAAAGGAATGTAGTCGGACTGACAGCCTTTTAACATGTTTTCCTAAGTTTGGTATTACTGCTCTTCGATGCCACATCTATTACATTTCACAACAATATAGTAGCAGTGATAGAAAGAAAAACTTATCTACGGGGCGAAAGAGATTTTACAAGATGGAGAAGGaagaattatttctttcatggggACGAGAGAATTCTTCTCAAAGATCTTTTGTGCCAGATACGCTCCATTTGCCCCTCCCGAGATGccatcctctctccttccccactgggCTCGGTGTCTCGAGACGCTGGCCTCCACGGCTGCATCTATAGGCCCTCGCAtcctccaccctctgcccccgACTttttgcccccacccctccaaccGGACCCGCAGCCCTCTTCTCCCCGTTCTCTCTGGGTTCCTGAAACGGCTCGAGCCCCTAGCCTCTTCAGTCCAAGGGTGAGAACAGCTCCCCATTTTTGCCAGCTCAGGGCATCTCTCcagctcttcctccttcccacagcCCCACCCGTCCAATTCTTCTCAGTCACTCCACTCgcacagcacagaacccaacgaaTCCACAAGACAGTGCAGATTCTCGACATCAGAGCATCAGAGAGGCTAGAACGACATCACGCGCTACACGGTGAGGTTTGTATTTAGCCACCCCCCACTCTACAGGGGAGGAAGCAGATGTACAGACAGGTTCTATAtcttgcctaaggccacacaacTATTGCGTGGAAGagtggggatttgaacccaggcaatctgcTCTAAAGCCAGAGGGACTTCAGGCTCTGGAGTCCCACAGACCGGGATCTGAATCCCAGCTCGGCCACGGctcagctctctgagcctcagtctcctcatctataataAGATACCCTCTTGATTTGTTTCAGGGATGAAATGAGACGGTGCCCATTGACATTGGGCTCAGCGGCACGCCTGTCCCCCGGGGCTTCGGGGGGGGCCGCGGGCGGATGTCCCCTTACCTGTTTGGAAATGTAGGAGGTGCTCGTGTTCATGCAGACGCGGCTCTCCTCGTTGCAGCAGCCCCCACACCGGAACACGTTCACACAGGGGGGCTTGAAGAACGTGTCggtgctcctccccagctcgctgGCCACCTCCACGCACGTCTCTCTGGGGCTGCACTGGGTTCTCTGCCATTCCTCGTCGATAACTGCGGAGAGGAAGCCATTGGGGCCGGCAGGCCAGCGCGGGCCAGGGTGCTACCGAGCACAGTCATTTTCACGTCTGCGctttgcggggcgggggggggggggggggggggggagggtgggcggCGGCCCTCTAACCAAAGACTGTTTTcggaaaaattaaaaccacaatctGTGTCCCTTCCCACTGATCGAATACCTTCTTTGGCAAAGAGCACCATGTCTGGTATTGGAACTCCCCGGGTACCCCTGGGAGACCTGGCTAATAAGGAAGCAAATGGAAGCACGTGAAGAAATAACCTGTAAGTGTTATTTGTTAAGCAATTTCGGGACACAGCTGGACAGCATTTCTTCCACTTGAAGTCAGGTGCGGGTGGGTCCTAGCGCCATCAGGAGATGCGTGTCCGTTGGCTGCTAAAGTAGCTGTAGGAGGATTCAAACCCGGCAAACCACATGAATGGAAATTTAAGTGGGACTGATCTTTCCTCAAGCGAGGGTTTCGTTCATTTGCGAGTGCCCCATGCCGTtgtttatgtaaaataatgaaatgagcCAGGTCATTTTGAAATTAGCCAGGTCATCTTCTGGCCATTCTAGCT
This region of Felis catus isolate Fca126 chromosome X, F.catus_Fca126_mat1.0, whole genome shotgun sequence genomic DNA includes:
- the VEGFD gene encoding vascular endothelial growth factor D; protein product: MYRQWAVVNIFMMSYLHLAQGSSYEHGTVKRASRSTLERSEQQIRAASGLEELLRITHFEDWKLWRCRLKLPSLTGTDSRSASHRATRFAATFYDLETLKVIDEEWQRTQCSPRETCVEVASELGRSTDTFFKPPCVNVFRCGGCCNEESRVCMNTSTSYISKQLFQISVPLTSVPELVPVKVANHTGCKCLPTAPRHPYSIIRRSIQVPEEDHCSHSKKLCPIDMLWDSNKCKCVLREENPLVGMEEHSHLQELAVCGPHMKFDEDRCECVCKTPCPRDLIQHPENCSCIECRESLESCCQKHKIFHPDTCSCEDRCPFHTRTCANGKPACAKHCRFPKEKRAAHGLHGQENP